The Diorhabda carinulata isolate Delta chromosome 12, icDioCari1.1, whole genome shotgun sequence DNA window TAGTTTTACTGGGTTTGCGTTTCCTACGGGATTTTGTACTATCTAAACTATCGTCATTGCTATTAGTAGAAACAGTATCATCATCTTTAACATTCGACATCGCCGGTATATTATTAATACTGCTAGAGTTGCTATTATCATCGAAATTGCCCGTTGGTTGAACAATAACGCTCACCGGTTTATCTTGCTCTACTTCTTGGGGTTTATTAAGTTTTTCTTCGGGTTTATTTTCTTGAACCGATACTATTTTATCTAAGGTAGGATTGAGTCGTTCCAATATGGAATCTACTCTAATATTAGATCTCTTTTGAACTGTCTTTACTACGTCTAATGTTGCGGTAGTAGATGGAAATAAAGTCTGTATGTTAGGGGCATACTTTATACCGGGACTCGCAGGTTTCATACCAGGACTAGAAGGTTTGAGTCCCGGGCTAACGGATTTTGGAACAGGACTTGCAGATTTTAAAGTCGAACTTGATACcagattttgattaatatttctaGTAGTTGAAAGTATACTGGAACTAGGTGGGAAAATATTCGAGGCTGTGGATATTAATATGGGGCTAGAAGTTTTTGGATATGGTGGAACGGTCCTAAGTCCAGGACTAGAAGATTTCAAACCAGGACTTAAAGACTTTCTATTAGGACTAGCGGATTGTATTGCTGGAGTGACGACTTTTGCAATTGGACTGGTACTTTTCGTAAGTTCTACTGCCTGTATCTCTAAAGCACTAGGGGGtaaactgtttattttatttgtatctctAACACTCAAACTTATTGGAACTGGTGGGAGTTCGCCGTTTTGATTACCGTTTCTTGCCAAACTTAAATCTACACAGTCTCTGTCTCTTGGaaataaagtttcatttttgaacatttcaCTTAGGACGTGACTATGCGGATGTATTTTCAAGGCTTCTGTCGTCGGGGTGTGCCATGTCGGTTGATGAAGTAAGGAATGCTCATTTGACATGTGTGCCACTTGAGGCTGTCTTGGAAAATAATTTGGTACCTGTaagatgaaaaattatacaaatatctaCTACTATTACATTACAGTTGACATCAAACGAAGCCTCgatgaaaaatttacaaaaaaataagtttttcactGATTAAATTGATTAGATGAGAGATTATTGCACTTCTgatatgaattataaaacagAGAATGCAACCTATTGtaactagaattattttttcaacagtttaATGTACAcagtaaaacatttttaacaaagtatgtaaacaattttgtaaatttacacaaaaatataCCTGCAAATGGTTCCAAGCAGTATTGGCAAGGTTGGACGTTGGAATCTGCCTATTATGTGGATGATGAGGTGGTCCACCTGACATCTTGTTTATAtaattagtaaaagtaaattTCACTCTAGAATCCCATTATTCAATCAGGTTGCATatctaaaattcatttaattgatACATAACACAGTATTTCTTgttaatatacataaaattctaatttaaaacaagaaattttcaaGCCCCAATGCGTTTAAATCAactgaatattttgtataaataaattagaaaatctgttgtaaaactaaaatatttacaacCTAAATATGTAATTCATcgttaaatatttctaatgaattaaataattcagCAGCGTACAATTCTTAATATCCAAATAAGAATTTATAATATGTAAAAAGGATGATATCTGAATAGATATTTAACAGTTGATTAAATAAAAGCTGACAGTTTATACAATATTATTAGTTAAATTCCATAAGTTATTTCTTAGtaatgttatttaataaaagacATTTTTCTACTGTTTTGTTAAAATACAACTAAAAAGACAATTTAAgcaaacagaaaaatataaactacacaataatttaaaaacccAGTTATATGAACACGACATATTTAAAGGTTTCTAAaaccaaacaaatatttttaatggcaattatttataatttaagccctgtttcaaagaaaattttaaaaatacttattgCATGTGTACGAAAAATATGTGAGTTGTAGCCATTTACGATGATGAATCgatgttggaaaaaaataacaCAACACGGTACGTAATACAATGCACTGGAGAGAACACAgattttcttatattaaaaacaatacacAATCTTCTACACACACCTTAAAAACACTTTATATTTATGAGGtcactacaaaatattttataaaatctttcTGGCACGGCCATAAAAGCAGCCTAACGTAATAATGGCGGACCcggttttaatttttaaacgcgAGCGCCATCTTTCTAACAAAcgtaaatttactttttaaaatgtttttaagtaCCTCAAATTTGTCGTTTACTAGGAATTTAGGTAAAAATTGGGATAAATTTATTcggttttaattattatgacTCAATACCTTGCAACAcagttgtttttaaattaattacatttaaaatatttagtattctTTCCTTAATACGGTACTGGAACCGAAATGATATATATggcatttataaattaaaacacgCCACTGTTAGATGTCCTAAGGTcggaatttatttcatttataacaaCTTGtgtatacagggtgagtcgaaGCAACTTGATTATTTCGATTTAGCATATCGTTTATTCAGCGAATTTGGAGATAGGCAAACTCGATAGAGAAAGTAGTAAAATGTTCAGCCGTAAATCGGCTAGTACGATAGAGTGGTCTCTAGATTTTTTCTAGGGGTTAtctaaaatcaattatttacaaCATTCGTTAAGCTATAGTCAAcatacaattattttgaaaataacagatACCAACTATCATCTTATTTAAAGCTACGCGATCATAAATTTAACATATCGtacttgatattttttaaaataaaatgtaattctgcAATAGCTCCTTCAATGACTTAGAATAAAGAAGTTGttctggaacaccctgtatttggAGAGAGAGATAGTGATGTTAAATCTTGTTTGATAATTTACTTTAAATGTCCGCTTTCGTAGTATTAGACATAACTtctcaattatttaaattagtgAATTgagcttttttcaatttattattaatcatttttatatgtttttgatacatttatttcttagaaaattttacgaGGTGTGATACTTGTTatacagaaattttttatattattatgttgaaCTAAACAACCTAATTATGTTGCGTCATTACTTAAAAACACTAAACCAGTTTGCAAAATAGTCCCTattgattagaaaaattttcataaataccggtaatgatctttattttttggtttttgttttcataaatatttttacttaaagAGATAACCAGTGCTACCAATACTAAAAGGGAAACATTCccaaaatatcataattttgaCAGACAAGTGACTTAAAACGACACATTTGCGTAAATAAATATGGCTACACAAGGAGTTCGTGGAGTTTCtagagttttagaaaaattagaaaaatcggTTAAAGATGGAAATTTTTACGAAGCCCATCAAATGTATAGAACATTATATTTCAGGTAATAACTTTGTGATTTTTCCGAAATTAATATCGATATTCTGGAAGTTTCTAAACATAACCTTGTAATTTCAGATATTTAGCACAGAAAAGATATAAAGAACTAAAAGATATGCTATATAATGGGTCTGTTTTATTTCTAGAACGCGATCAGGTACTAtcgatattaaattttatttatatagtcTGTTTTACGCATATTTTAGCAATTGAGTGGTTCTGACCTAGGTATAATATTAATAGACGTATTGGAAAAATCGGAAGATACAGATTACGAATCTTGGTCTCCAAAACTAACAAGAATATTCCGTCTAATAAGTTCTTCCACTCCGGAACGAGATACATTCTTAGCTCATGCAATACGATGGTCATCTAAAGGGTCAACCCACGGACACCCATTGTTACATAGGGtaataatacaattcaaaacacACAAACTGAatcaatttatattcatttttcagaaCATCGCGATTGTGTATTGGGAAGAAAAATGTTATGCACAGGCACgtcatcattttatatattctcaagACGGTAAAGGATGTGCAAAACTTCTTATTGAATTTCAGCGCAGTCAGGGGTTCAAAGGAGAAGCTGATTTGTTTATAGCGCAGACAGTTTTGCAATATTtgtgtttgaaaaataaaagtaccGCGAATCAGACATTCACTAGCTATACAGAACAACATCCCAGGATATTGAGATCCGGCCCGCCATATTTATTACCGTTGCTCAATTTTATTTGGTTCTTGTTACAGGCTATCGAAAGGTAAGtcttttgtaaaaataatatttttatttcagttaatttaattcaaaaatataaataatttagtgTAATACTTCATTATTGTTTATACAGTAGAATTTCTATTACTCGAAATCCAAGGgagtggaaaaaaattgatatatggAGTTTTAGAGGATTTGGAGTTAGGGAGGGGGCGAGTAGaaaggaaaaaatcaaatacatacacacataaattcaaattacacatttattacaaaaatttaatgaaaaatgtcagtaattttttttttattttgttttatttaaataaagttgTTCATAATCTATAGCATTGTCTTGAGTACAAAAGGCAGCAAATTACTTCATCGTTACATGTAACAAAGTCCTCGAAACATATCCTAGGCGCTACTGGACGAACAGGAGGTTGTAGAGAAATATCTTCAACTTCTTATTCGATTAATGACGAAGAAAAATCATAGTTTTATATAGTAGTAGCAGCCAAGCTTTATCAGTCATTCGTATCGCTTCTAATACATCTATATGAGATcctttcttttatttcatattatgtaACATATTCCTAACAACTTCTGTGTGGTGAGCAATTATTGATGAATAATTCTTTCTTCGGTCATTTTCTTATCAATGTCCATGAACCAGTTTCGAAAGATTCCAGAAGCCTTTCATTCTTTAGTATTCGCTCCAtatttcaatctcaaatttaGATTTTGACAGTTGAAATTTGTAATGTGTAAAGATTGTACAGTTGGAACTAAATTTGTGCCTTGTTTTTATTGCATCATccttaatttgttttttattatgtaatataaaacCCCATATCGTAAACTCTCAAATTAATTAAACACTATGTTATGTAATTATcatatttagtatttttaatagGTTTACtcacaaaattaatataataccGGTTTCACCTCATCTGTTTATACTTTctattttacattaaacttcGTTTATAGCTTTTACTGCGATGAGTTACTTGTTGAAGTAATCCTGTACTGATGTTCCAGTGGCATCAGTggcatttaaaaaagttaacTTTCAGTTCCattaaatatccaaaatttcCAGCTACAATATAAATACCCCCAGAACTTCCATGAGTGGTATCCATGCTGTTTTCTCATTAAAGGATATTGTGATTTACAAAGTTGAAGTCAAACGATAATTTTCTAATGTCAAATCTATCAAAAATGCCttattttagtttaatatttGATTCCAGTGTAGAAACTTTAGATGAAGATACTTAAAACAATGTCCATCGTTGGGGAAAATCTTCTGGAGTTCTTATgtcaaattttcttctttctatgttttaaaaattagtatcaATGTATGCCCCAATTACCAATATGAATAAatcgataataaattttcttatgataccgaaaatgtcataaaaacatctttttttgtggaaaaaatagaaCATTGCTTTTCTGTACATATAGACGCTTATTTCAACCatcatgaatttattttattataatttagaGCTAAGAAATTCAGTTTTGTCTTTGGTTAAACTCAGATCTTCATCCAAAGTGAAAAATTCttcattctaattttatttttacaacaGAAAATATTTCCATTGGTACAGAATCGAAATTATTAGTCAGTTGTTGCTCTGCAAATTTCTTCCGGAAGGCTAGGATTGCTTATCGAGTAATCTTCATTAAATTGTTGATTTAGCTCTACATTTTATAGTATCCAACTTGGTTGCAATATCaaaattgatgtattttttGCAGTAAAAAATTGCAAACGTTCGCAGTATTGTGTGAACAATACGAACCATCCTTAAAAAGGGATCCTTGTTATGTACAATATTTGGACAAAATCGGTCAAATTTTCTTCGGTTTGAAACCTCCTCCTCAACAACACGGCAACAGTTTCTTTggaaacttttttgaaaattttcttagcGGATTAGATGAAGATAGCGATGATGATGATACTCCACGAGCTTCTACTTCAGGAATCACAAAGAAGAAATCGACAATAGAGCACGACCACTTGGACTAAAtaccactttcaaaattataaatatccaacagaaaaaaaaacaaacaattgttAACCATTTTTGGTTGatttgaattaatatataaGCTAATCGGAATTGGCAATTTTTTggtcttatttattttttttttatttactgtaCGATAGTGGGTGTTCCATTGAAAAGCTATTGTTACAATACATTTgcatttaacaaattaaaatatatttacggTGGTTTTATTATCCTGCTAGCATAGAACTTCCAGATGACGtcaatttttggatttattgtgagtttttttttttaatttcattaaaattatcaaataatgtaCCTGGTCTTTCTATCAATATATAAACTGGAAATTTTACAAAGGAAATCGTCTCAATTCTTAATAAAATGTACCCTTG harbors:
- the LOC130900215 gene encoding Golgi to ER traffic protein 4 homolog isoform X2 encodes the protein MATQGVRGVSRVLEKLEKSVKDGNFYEAHQMYRTLYFRYLAQKRYKELKDMLYNGSVLFLERDQQLSGSDLGIILIDVLEKSEDTDYESWSPKLTRIFRLISSSTPERDTFLAHAIRWSSKGSTHGHPLLHRNIAIVYWEEKCYAQARHHFIYSQDGKGCAKLLIEFQRSQGFKGEADLFIAQTVLQYLCLKNKSTANQTFTSYTEQHPRILRSGPPYLLPLLNFIWFLLQAIESRISITRNPREWKKIDIWSFRGFGVREGASRKEKIKYIHT
- the LOC130900215 gene encoding Golgi to ER traffic protein 4 homolog isoform X1 codes for the protein MATQGVRGVSRVLEKLEKSVKDGNFYEAHQMYRTLYFRYLAQKRYKELKDMLYNGSVLFLERDQQLSGSDLGIILIDVLEKSEDTDYESWSPKLTRIFRLISSSTPERDTFLAHAIRWSSKGSTHGHPLLHRNIAIVYWEEKCYAQARHHFIYSQDGKGCAKLLIEFQRSQGFKGEADLFIAQTVLQYLCLKNKSTANQTFTSYTEQHPRILRSGPPYLLPLLNFIWFLLQAIESKKLQTFAVLCEQYEPSLKRDPCYVQYLDKIGQIFFGLKPPPQQHGNSFFGNFFENFLSGLDEDSDDDDTPRASTSGITKKKSTIEHDHLD